The following proteins come from a genomic window of Canis lupus dingo isolate Sandy chromosome 20, ASM325472v2, whole genome shotgun sequence:
- the CLEC4G gene encoding C-type lectin domain family 4 member G isoform X1, with protein sequence MPRAGRLLTMDTAGYSKWGGGLEDVPGGSWGRWGRWGQRLLFLGLVLAVATVLWALILNILVSKASTERRALLGHQDLLRTNASEQSAALGALNREVRACNTCCLGTQKLLQRARTELGEAQAKLIQQESALKELSDRVTQSLAEASRDREGIRTELFRALEAVRQGNSSCEECPESWLPFQGSCYLFSVQRATWEASQQNCAGAGAHLVIVGDLEEQGFLSRNTRGRGFWLGLRAVRRAGKIQGYQWIDGVPLSFSQWNTGEPNDSMGREDCAMMLRTGMWNDAPCENEKDNWICEKRRSC encoded by the exons ATGCCCCGGGCTGGGCGCCTGCTCACCATGGACACTGCCGGGTACAGCAAGTGGGGCGGCGGGCTTGAGGATGTCCCTGGAG GGAGCTGGGGACGCTGGGGACGCTGGGGACAGAGACTCCTCTTCCTGGGCCTGGTTCTGGCAGTGGCCACAGTCCTGTGGGCTCTCATCCTGAACATCCTCGTTTCTAAGG CCTCCACAGAGCGACGGGCGCTGCTTGGCCACCAGGATCTGCTGAGGACGAACG CCTCGGAGCAGTCGGCGGCGCTGGGGGCTTTGAACCGGGAGGTCCGAGCCTGCAACACCTGCT GCTTGGGGACCCAGAAGCTGCTGCAGAGGGCACGCACCGAGCTCGGGGAGGCGCAGGCGAAGCTGATCCAGCAAGAGAGTGCCCTGAAAGAACTGAGCGATCGCG TGACCCAGAGCTTGGCTGAGGCGAGCAGGGACCGCGAGGGCATCCGAACCGAGCTGTTCAGGGCTCTGGAGGCCGTCCGGCAGGGGAACA GCTCCTGCGAGGAGTGCCCCGAATCCTGGCTGCCCTTCCAGGGCTCCTGCTACCTTTTCTCCGTCCAGCGGGCCACCTGGGAGGCGTCGCAGCAGAActgcgcaggcgcaggcgcacaCCTGGTGATTGTCGGGGACCTGGAGGAGCAG GGCTTCCTGAGTCGGAATACACGTGGCCGTGGTTTCTGGCTGGGCCTGCGGGCCGTGCGCCGCGCGGGCAAGATCCAGGGCTACCAGTGGATAGACGGAGTCCCGCTCAGCTTCAG CCAGTGGAACACGGGAGAGCCCAATGACTCTATGGGGCGCGAGGACTGCGCTATGATGCTACGCACCGGGATGTGGAATGACGCACCGTGCGAAAACGAGAAGGACAACTGGATTTGTGAGAAGAGGCGCAGCTGCTGA
- the CLEC4G gene encoding C-type lectin domain family 4 member G isoform X2, giving the protein MPRAGRLLTMDTAGYSKWGGGLEDVPGGSWGRWGRWGQRLLFLGLVLAVATVLWALILNILVSKASTERRALLGHQDLLRTNASEQSAALGALNREVRACNTCCLGTQKLLQRARTELGEAQAKLIQQESALKELSDRVTQSLAEASRDREGIRTELFRALEAVRQGNSSCEECPESWLPFQGSCYLFSVQRATWEASQQNCAGAGAHLGFLSRNTRGRGFWLGLRAVRRAGKIQGYQWIDGVPLSFSQWNTGEPNDSMGREDCAMMLRTGMWNDAPCENEKDNWICEKRRSC; this is encoded by the exons ATGCCCCGGGCTGGGCGCCTGCTCACCATGGACACTGCCGGGTACAGCAAGTGGGGCGGCGGGCTTGAGGATGTCCCTGGAG GGAGCTGGGGACGCTGGGGACGCTGGGGACAGAGACTCCTCTTCCTGGGCCTGGTTCTGGCAGTGGCCACAGTCCTGTGGGCTCTCATCCTGAACATCCTCGTTTCTAAGG CCTCCACAGAGCGACGGGCGCTGCTTGGCCACCAGGATCTGCTGAGGACGAACG CCTCGGAGCAGTCGGCGGCGCTGGGGGCTTTGAACCGGGAGGTCCGAGCCTGCAACACCTGCT GCTTGGGGACCCAGAAGCTGCTGCAGAGGGCACGCACCGAGCTCGGGGAGGCGCAGGCGAAGCTGATCCAGCAAGAGAGTGCCCTGAAAGAACTGAGCGATCGCG TGACCCAGAGCTTGGCTGAGGCGAGCAGGGACCGCGAGGGCATCCGAACCGAGCTGTTCAGGGCTCTGGAGGCCGTCCGGCAGGGGAACA GCTCCTGCGAGGAGTGCCCCGAATCCTGGCTGCCCTTCCAGGGCTCCTGCTACCTTTTCTCCGTCCAGCGGGCCACCTGGGAGGCGTCGCAGCAGAActgcgcaggcgcaggcgcacaCCTG GGCTTCCTGAGTCGGAATACACGTGGCCGTGGTTTCTGGCTGGGCCTGCGGGCCGTGCGCCGCGCGGGCAAGATCCAGGGCTACCAGTGGATAGACGGAGTCCCGCTCAGCTTCAG CCAGTGGAACACGGGAGAGCCCAATGACTCTATGGGGCGCGAGGACTGCGCTATGATGCTACGCACCGGGATGTGGAATGACGCACCGTGCGAAAACGAGAAGGACAACTGGATTTGTGAGAAGAGGCGCAGCTGCTGA